The following are encoded together in the Cicer arietinum cultivar CDC Frontier isolate Library 1 chromosome 2, Cicar.CDCFrontier_v2.0, whole genome shotgun sequence genome:
- the LOC101491736 gene encoding putative pentatricopeptide repeat-containing protein At5g09950 translates to MILCCYVRLLNKYKYKFNSIHALSTYTHYTFSHSQFQPSDFDHHRYKTSCSFYDANQLHLQIYKNGFTNDVFMCNTLINIYVRIGNLVSAHNLFDEMPQKNLVSWSCLISGYAQNGMPDEACSLFKGVICNGLLPNHYAIGSALRACQQSGSTRLKLGMQIHALISKSQHDSDMVLSNVLMSMYSVCSDSIDDARRVFDEIKFRNSVTWNSIISVYCRRGDAVSAFKLFSSMQMEAIDINLRPNEYTLCSLVTAACSLANCGVVVLEQMLTRIEKSGFVHDLYVGSALVNGFARYGLMDCAKMIFEQMYDRNAVTMNGLMVGLAKQHQGEEAAKVFKEMKDLVEINLESYVVLLSAFTEFSNLKEGKRKGQEVHAYLIHNGIVDARILIGNALVNMYAKCDAIANACSIFQLMPSKDTVSWNSMISGLDHNERFEEAIVCFHTMRRNGMVPSNFSVISTLSSCSSLGWITLGRQIHGEGIKLGLDLDVSVSNALLTLYAETGFIGECQKVFFLMPEYDQVSWNSFIGALATYEASVIQAIKYFLEMMQGGWRLNRVTFINILAAVSSLSVLGLGRQIHALILKYSVADDIAIENALLAFYGKCEQMEDCEIIFSRMSERSDEVSWNSMISGYIHSGILHKAMDLVWLMMQRGQKLDGFTFATVLSACASVATLEHGMEVHASAVRACLESDVVVGSALVDMYAKCGKIDYASRFFEMMPVRNIYSWNSMISGYARHGHGQKALTLFTRMKQNGQSPDHVTFVGVLSACSHVGLVDEGFKHFKSMGEIYGLAPRIEHFSCMVDLLGRAGDVNRIEDFIKTMPMDPNVLIWRTVLGACCRANGRNTELGRRAAKMLIELEPQNAVNYVLLSNMHAAGGEWEDVAEARLAMRKAAVKKEAGCSWVNMKDGVHLFVAGDQTHPEKDKIYEKLKELMNKMKDAGYVPETQYALYDLELENKEEFLSYHSEKLAIAFVLTRKSELPIRIMKNLRVCGDCHTAFKYISKIVNRHIILRDSNRFHHFDGGMCSCGDYW, encoded by the coding sequence ATGATACTGTGCTGCTATGTGCGTTTATTaaacaaatacaaatacaaattcaattcaattcatgCTCTTTCTACTTACACTCACTACACCTTTTCTCATTCTCAATTTCAACCTTCTGATTTTGATCATCATAGATACAAAACCTCTTGTTCCTTCTACGATGCCAATCAACTTCATTTACAAATCTACAAAAACGGTTTCACCAATGATGTTTTCATGTGCAACACTCTTATCAATATATATGTTAGAATTGGCAACTTGGTTTCAGCACATAACCTGTTCGATGAAATGCCCCAAAAGAATCTCGTTTCTTGGTCTTGTTTAATTTCAGGGTACGCACAAAATGGAATGCCTGATGAAGCATGTTCTTTATTTAAAGGGGTGATTTGTAATGGTTTATTACCTAACCACTATGCCATTGGTAGCGCTCTTCGAGCTTGCCAACAATCTGGTTCAACTAGGCTTAAACTTGGGATGCAGATTCATGCCTTAATTTCTAAATCTCAACATGATTCTGACATGGTTTTGTCGAATGTACTTATGTCCATGTATTCTGTTTGTTCTGATTCTATTGATGATGCTCGTCGTgtttttgatgaaataaaatttagaaattctGTAACGTGGAATTCTATCATTTCGGTTTATTGTCGAAGGGGAGATGCAGTTTCTGCTTTTAAGTTATTTTCCAGCATGCAAATGGAAGCTATAGACATTAATTTAAGGCCTAATGAATATACTTTGTGTAGTTTAGTAACTGCTGCATGCTCGCTGGCTAACTGTGGAGTCGTTGTACTTGAGCAGATGCTCACTAGAATTGAGAAATCCGGATTTGTACATGATTTGTATGTTGGTAGTGCATTGGTTAATGGGTTTGCGAGATATGGTTTAATGGATTGTGCTAAAATGATTTTTGAGCAGATGTATGATCGTAATGCTGTGACTATGAATGGGTTAATGGTTGGATTGGCAAAGCAGCACCAGGGTGAAGAAGCAGCTAAAGTATTTAAGGAAATGAAGGACTTAGTGGAAATAAACTTGGAATCTTATGTGGTTCTTTTAAGTGCTTTTACTGAATTTTCGAATTTAAAAGAAGGGAAGAGAAAAGGGCAGGAGGTTCATGCTTACCTGATTCACAATGGTATAGTTGATGCTCGGATTTTGATTGGAAATGCACTTGTCAatatgtatgcaaaatgtgATGCCATTGCTAATGCTTGCTCGATTTTTCAACTGATGCCTAGTAAAGATACTGTCTCATGGAACTCTATGATCTCTGGCCTTGATCACAATGAGCGATTCGAGGAAGCAATTGTCTGTTTTCATACAATGAGGAGAAATGGAATGGTTCCATCAAATTTTTCAGTTATTAGTACTTTGAGTTCGTGTTCAAGCTTGGGTTGGATAACATTAGGACGACAGATACACGGTGAAGGGATCAAATTGGGGCTTGATTTGGATGTTTCAGTTTCAAATGCCCTCTTAACATTATATGCTGAAACTGGTTTTATCGGTGAATGTCAGAAAGTTTTCTTTCTAATGCCAGAATACGATCAAGTTTCTTGGAATTCTTTTATTGGTGCGCTAGCAACTTATGAAGCATCGGTTATACAGGCTATAAAATATTTCCTGGAGATGATGCAAGGTGGATGGAGACTTAATAGAGTGACGTTTATAAATATCTTAGCTGCGGTTTCTTCTCTTTCAGTTTTAGGACTGGGCCGTCAAATCCACGCTTTAATCTTAAAATACTCTGTTGCTGATGACATTGCTATTGAGAATGCACTTCTAGCTTTCTATGGAAAGTGTGAGCAGATGGAGGACTGTGAGATTATCTTTTCTAGAATGTCTGAGCGAAGCGATGAAGTAAGCTGGAATTCGATGATTTCTGGATACATACACAGTGGCATCCTGCACAAGGCCATGGATTTGGTATGGCTTATGATGCAAAGGGGACAGAAATTGGATGGTTTCACATTTGCTACTGTTCTCAGTGCATGTGCTTCAGTTGCGACATTAGAACATGGTATGGAAGTTCATGCATCTGCTGTAAGAGCTTGTTTAGAATCTGATGTTGTTGTTGGAAGTGCACTAGTTGACATGTATGCAAAATGCGGAAAGATAGATTACGCTTCAAGGTTCTTTGAAATGATGCCAGTAAGGAACATATATTCTTGGAATTCAATGATTTCCGGCTATGCACGCCATGGACACGGACAAAAAGCTCTAACGCTCTTTACACGAATGAAACAGAATGGCCAATCACCAGATCATGTCACCTTTGTCGGGGTTCTGTCGGCTTGTAGTCATGTGGGGTTAGTTGATGAAGGATTTAAGCATTTCAAATCAATGGGTGAAATATATGGTCTGGCTCCCCGAATAGAACACTTTTCTTGTATGGTAGACCTTCTTGGTAGGGCAGGTGATGTTAATAGGATAGAAGACTTTATCAAAACAATGCCAATGGATCCTAATGTCCTTATTTGGAGAACAGTTTTAGGAGCATGCTGCCGAGCTAACGGCCGTAATACAGAGCTAGGGCGAAGGGCTGCAAAGATGCTTATCGAGTTAGAGCCGCAGAATGCTGTGAATTATGTGCTTCTTTCTAACATGCATGCTGCTGGTGGAGAGTGGGAAGATGTGGCAGAGGCTAGGTTGGCAATGAGGAAAGCAGCAGTAAAGAAAGAAGCTGGGTGTAGTTGGGTCAACATGAAGGATGGAGTACATTTGTTTGTAGCTGGAGATCAAACACACCctgaaaaagataaaatctaTGAAAAGCTAAAGGAGCTAATGAACAAAATGAAGGATGCTGGATATGTGCCTGAAACCCAATATGCACTCTATGATCTTGAGCTTGAGAACAAAGAAGAATTCCTCAGCTATCATAGTGAAAAACTAGCAATTGCTTTTGTTCTCACTCGCAAATCTGAATTACCAATTAGGATAATGAAGAACCTTCGGGTTTGTGGCGACTGCCACACTGCTTTCAAATACATATCAAAGATTGTTAATCGACATATAATTTTACGAGATTCAAATCGATTTCACCATTTTGATGGTGGCATGTGCTCTTGTGGGGATTATTGGTGA
- the LOC101492055 gene encoding uncharacterized protein, which yields MASFCFKQNFKFLFYFSLLCVFFFLLPLLFHSLKPFLMQFFSNIIDKSYMFLLSNTLLGFIAFYSSTINSSSSTTYQSIEYVIESETSSRFELYESESDVAEPIAVDNFMENESQTEEENSLMIVEPENVIIDLEEDEEDENALMIIDEYDTEELNKKCEDFIKKMKAAFCSDSRAEKSFYFDYYQNQKSLVLVN from the coding sequence ATGGCTTCTTTTTGTTTCAAGCAAAATTTCAagtttctcttttatttttctctcttgtgtgttttcttttttctaCTTCCTTTACTTTTTCACTCCTTGAAACCATTCCTTATGCAATTTTTCAGCAACATCATTGACAAGAGTTACATGTTCCTTCTCAGCAATACACTTCTTGGTTTTATAGCattttattctagtacaatcaattcatcttcatcaacaacttacCAAAGTATTGAATATGTTATCGAAAGCGAGACGAGTAGTCGATTCGAATTATATGAATCAGAATCAGATGTTGCAGAACCAATTGCTGTTGATAACTTTATGGAAAATGAATCCCAAACAGAAGAAGAAAATAGTTTGATGATAGTGGAACCAGAAAATGTGATTATAGatttagaagaagatgaagaagacgaaaatgcccttaTGATAATTGATGAATATGACACAGAGGAATTAAACAAGAAATGTGaggattttataaaaaagatgaaAGCTGCATTCTGTTCTGATTCAAGAGCTgagaaaagtttttattttgattattatcaGAATCAGAAATCACTTGTGCTTGTTAATTAA
- the LOC101508301 gene encoding uncharacterized protein produces MDSSMQLLLIMFLLCFSMLCVLFILPSLLSQSLKPFLMQFFTFYRIDKCYMFLLCNLLLAFIVFYSTLINETIKHSIKNDSGNESESEIVEEPIVDENVVESEEEEENLMVDEIEIEELNKKCDDFIKKMKATFCSETRAYGRFYFDCHQKSLMLVN; encoded by the coding sequence ATGGATTCTTCAATGCAGTTACTACTAATAATGTTTCTGCTTTGTTTTTCCATGTTATGTGTTTTGTTTATTCTACCTTCTTTACTTTCTCAATCCTTGAAGCCATTCCTTATGCAATTCTTTACCTTCTACCGCATTGATAAGTGTTACATGTTCCTTTTATGCAATCTCCTTCTAGCTTTTATAGTTTTCTATTCAACTCTAATCAATGAAACCATTAAGCATAGCATCAAAAACGATAGCGGTAATGAATCAGAATCAGAGATTGTAGAAGAACCAATTGTTGATGAAAATGTTGTGGAAagtgaagaggaagaagagaattTGATGGTTGATGAAATTGAGATAGAGGAATTGAACAAGAAATGtgatgattttattaaaaagatgAAAGCAACGTTCTGTTCTGAGACAAGAGCTTATGgaagattttattttgattgtcaTCAGAAATCTCTTATGCTTGTTAATTAA